Proteins from one Danaus plexippus chromosome 2, MEX_DaPlex, whole genome shotgun sequence genomic window:
- the LOC116779682 gene encoding cysteine desulfurase, mitochondrial: protein MFRFSKIIAPNLIKGLQLKPLQNENAFLVFLQGKKFLSDSANERFALKHEEIGRPLYFDAQATTPMDPRVLDAMLPYLVSLHGNPHSRTHAYGWESEAGVEKAREQVASLIGADPKEIVFTSGATESNNISVKGVAHFYAPRKKHIVTTQIEHKCVLDSCRALEGEGFKITYLPVGPNGIINMKDLENALTPETSLVSIMTVNNEIGVMQPISEIGALCKSKKIFFHTDAAQAVGKVPLDVNSMNIDLMSISGHKVYGPKGVGALFIRRRPRVRVEPIQSGGGQERGMRSGTVPTPLVVGLGAACELAQHEMAYDHAWMETLAQRFLDKIYSKLSHVIRNGDPKQTYPGCINLSFAYVEGESLLMALKDVALSSGSACTSASLEPSYVLRAIGADEDLAHSSIRFGLGRFTTIEEVDYTAEKTIRHVERLREMSPLWEMVQEGVDLKNIQWSQH, encoded by the exons ATGTTTCGATTCTCCAAAATTATTGCGCCCAATCTTATAAAAGGTTTACAGCTTAAACCATTGCAGAATGAAAATGCATTTCTCGTGTTTCTACAaggaaagaaatttttatcagATTccg CAAACGAAAGATTTGCTTTAAAACATGAAGAAATCGGTCGACCACTTTATTTCGACGCACAAGCAACAACTCCTATG gaTCCAAGGGTCCTTGATGCGATGTTACCATATCTAGTCAGCCTCCATGGCAATCCACATTCTAGAACACATGCCTATGGTTGGGAGAGTGAAGCAGGAGTTGAAAAAGCTAGAGAACAAGTTGCGAGTTTGATTGGCGCTGACCCCAAGGAAATCGTATTTACATCTGGAGCCACAGaatcaaataacatttctGTCAAAGGGGTTGCTCATTTCTATGCGCCAAGAAAGAAGCATATTGTGACCACGCAAATT gAACACAAGTGTGTACTGGATTCTTGTCGCGCTTTAGAAGGAGAAGGtttcaaaataacatatttgcCTGTAGGCCCAAATGGAATTATCAATATGAAAGATCTGGAAAATGCTCTCACACCTGAAACAAGCTTAGTGTCTATTATGACTGTCAATAATGAGATAg gagTAATGCAACCGATTAGTGAAATTGGAGCTTTATGCAAAagcaaaaagatatttttccaTACTGATGCAGCACAGGCAGTTGGCAAAGTACCATTAGATGTAAATAGCATGAATATTGACCTTATGTCAATTTCTGGTCATAAAGTCTATGGACCAAAAGGAGTTGGAGCTCTATTTATCAGGCGTCGTCCAAGAGTTCGTGTTGAGCCAATCCAAAGCGGTGGTGGCCAAGAAAGGGGTATGAGGAGTGGAACAGTACCTACACCTTTAGTTGTTGGATtag GTGCAGCCTGTGAGTTAGCACAGCATGAAATGGCTTATGATCATGCTTGGATGGAGACTTTAGCCCAAAGATTCTTAGATAAAATTTACTCTAAACTATCACATGTCATTAGAAATGGAGATCCAAAGCAGACTTATCCGGGATGCATCAATTTATCATTTGCATATGTTGAAG GTGAATCATTGCTAATGGCATTGAAAGATGTGGCTCTATCAAGTGGTTCTGCTTGCACATCAGCGTCTCTCGAACCGTCATATGTTTTAAGAGCTATCGGTGCAGATGAAGATTTAGCACACAGTTCTATAAG aTTTGGACTAGGAAGGTTCACGACGATTGAAGAAGTAGATTACACAGCTGAAAAAACAATAAGACATGTAGAAAGGCTGAGAGAAATGAGTCCTCTCTGGGAGATGGTACAAGAGGGAGtcgacttaaaaaacattcaatggTCTCAGCACTAA